The following DNA comes from Halorhabdus tiamatea SARL4B.
GGATTGCGATAGGTGCGGTGAGGATGCGGTCATGCACGCGGCCTACTCCGGGGCCCATCTCTGTGCGACGCACTTTCGCCGCTCGGTCGAGAAACGGATGCGTCGGCGGATCCGCGAGGACGGCCTCGTCCCCCGTGACGCGACGCCCGAGGACCCGGTGACGTGGCTGATCGGCCTCTCGGGCGGGAAGGATAGCGTCGTGCTCACCCAACTCCTGGCCGAAACCTTCGCCGAGGACCCACGGATCGAACTCGTCGCCCTTTCTATCCACGAAGGAATCGAGGGGTACCGCGACGAGAGCCTCGACGCCGCCGAGGCGCTCACCGACGACCTCGCCCTCCGCCACGAGACTGTCAGCTACAGCGAGGAGTTCGGCGTCCGGATGGACGATGTCGTCGAGGACGACCCAGAGAACATGGCGGCCTGTGCCTATTGTGGCGTGTTCCGCCGGGACCTTCTCTCGCGGTACGCCGACGAGTACGACGCCGACCTGCTGTTGACCGGCCACAACCTCGACGACGAGGCCGAGACGGCACTCATGAACTTCTTCGAGGGCGACGTCGACCAGATGGCCAAGCACTTCGACGCCAGTCTCGGACCCATGCCCGAGCGATCGCTGACTGACAAGCACGTGCCGCGTGCCAAGCCGCTGCGGGACGTTCCGGAGAAGGAGGTCGCGCTATACGCCCGCCTGGCCGACCTGCCGGCACACATCACCGAGTGTCCCCATGCCGAGGAGGCCTACCGCGGCGAGATCCAGGAGTTGCTCTATTCGATGGAGGAAGCCCATCCAGGGACGCGCCACTCGATCATGGCCGGCTACGAGCAGTTGGCGCGATATGCGGCCGAACGCGTCGACACTGATGACGGTGCGTACGACGCGTGTGACACCTGCGGTGCGCCGACGTCGGGCGATCGATGTCGGAAGTGCCAGTTGCTGAGTGCTCTTGCGGCCTGAGAGAGACGGAGAAACGGTTGGACTCAGTCCGTCCGGATGACGTCGAGTCCGTTGTTCTTCTCGACTTCGCTGCGGCCGCCGTCAGTCTCGCCGAAGTTGCGCTGTCCGGTTCCGATCTCGGTGTCCACGTTCGCGCTCGCGTCGAAGGCCTCCTCGCCTATGTCTTCGCCGTCGATCGCCGCGCGGGACTTGTTGGCCTGCTTCTGGGTCGTCGGACCGAGAACCTGTGCGGACTGGACGCCGGTCATGATCGCCATGACCCGCACCTTCCCCTTGTAGTCGTCCTCGATGCGCGCGCCCCAGATGACGTTGGCGTTGGCCTCCAGACGGTCGGTGATGTTGCTCGCGATGCCCTCTGCCTCGTCGAGGGTGAGATCCGGTCCCCCGGTGATGTGGACCAGTCCGCCGCTCGCGCCGCGGTAGTCGACGTCGAGCAGCGGATGGTTCATCGCGTCGCTGACCACCTCTTGGGTCTTGTTCTTGTCCTGGGTCTCGCCGACGAGCATCACTGCCACGCCACCCTGGTTCATGATCGCGGACATGTCCGCGTAGTCCAGGTTGATCAGGCTGGGCTGGGTGATCGTCTCGCTGATCCCCTTGACCGTCTCGGCGATGATCTGATCCATCACCGAGAAGGCCTTGCCGATCGGGAGGTTCGGGACGTAATCCAGCAGGCGGTTGTTGTCGAGGACGATGATCGAGTCGGCCTCGTTGCGGAGGTTTTCGAGCCCCTCCTCGGCCTTGACCGTCCGTGCGCGCTCGACGTTGAACGGCGTCGAGACCATGCCGACGACGATTGCGCCCTGCTCCTTGGCGATCTTCGAGACGACGGGGGCCGCGCCGGTCCCGGTCCCGCCGCCCATGCCCGCCGTCACGAACACGAGATCGGCGTCGCCCAGTACTTCCTTGATCGTGCCCTGGGCCATCTCGGTGGCGCGCTCGCCCATCGAGGGGTCGCCGCCCGCCCCGAGCCCATTAGTCAGGGACTTGCCGACGAGGATCTTCGTGTCGGCTTCGATCATCTTGAGGTGTTGTTTGTCGGTGTTCAGCGCGATCGTGTCCGCGCCGTCGACGCCGATGTTGTAGAGGCGATTGACCGTGTTGTTACCCGCACCGCCACAGCCGACGATCACGATCCGCGGGTCGCCGAACTCGTCACTCTCTGCGTCCATCTCGCGCTGTTCTTCCTCCTCGTGTTTCAGGGCGGAGTTGACTATATCCTGCATAGTCTACACCTTCGCCCACGTCCGGCGCTTGCGCTTCTCGGACGGACGTTCTTTTGCCGTGTCCTGCTCGGCGAGCATATCTCGGACGGCCGCCCGGATCGCCTCGCTCCGGTTGGGGTACTCCCCCGTTTCGACCATCCGCTCGACCTCCTCGATCTGTTGCTTCGGAATCCGTAGTGTCACACGCTCCATGTTTTTATCGTTCCCCTTTGGGTAAGACGGGGATGCGGCACGTGTGCCTGTCTTACACGATCGAACCGCCAGACGGCGGCCGGTGGCGAGCGAACCGCCACGGTGTAAGACGACCCGTCTTACGCATACCGTACCACAGACTGAATCATTATAAAAGTTTCCCCGAGTGTAAGACACTCGGGCGTGAACGCGCGTAAACGCCGTAGAGACGGCGTTTACGCGGGCTTACTGATCGAGGACGTCAGCCGCTGCCGTCCGTCTGCCACAGCTGGGGCAGAACGACCAGTCCGAGCGGAGTTCGTCGCCGCACTCACAGAAGACACGTCGAGCGGTCTTCTCGCCGCAGTTAGGGCAGTAGACGTGGTCGTCGGCCACTGTCTCGCCACATTGTGAGCACGTTCGCTCGGTGGAACGTTCGGTGACGGCGTCCGTCGGCTCTGTCTCGTCCGACGCTGTCTTGGATGGCGTCGAGGTGGTTGCGACGGCGTCTTCCAGCGAGATGTTCACGTTGACGTCCTGTGGCTGGGGTCGCCTGCGCTCGCCCAGTCGCTCGGCGAGTACTGCGTCGACACGTTCCACGATGAGGTCGTCGAGGCTCTCCTCGGCGCTCGTCGGTTCCGGCGTTGATTCGGACGGTTCTCCGTCCGCATCTTCGAGGTACGTCCGGAGTGCCTCGCGCATGACCTCGCTCTTGGATGCGTCGAACGCTTCCAGTTGCGCGACGAGGTCGTCGTCAGCGCGGAACGTGATCTTGCTCATACGGCCTGTCATACCCGTTGTCAGCCATCCTACTTTAATCTTCGTGAATGTCTGACGCGCGTCATCCCCGTCTGGGCGGGGCTGTCGGGTCTGGGTTTCGTTCCGAATGGCAACCGTTAAGTCCGACACCCGACCAAGATGTAGGTGCGCCCGCCCTTAGCTCAGACTGGTAGAGCAGTCGACTGTAGATCGACTTGTCCCCCGTTCAAATCGGGGAGGGCGGACTCGTTCTGACGCCGACTACGAACGAAGTGAGCCAGCGGCGTCTATCGAGTTTCCCACGACCCGATTTGAGCCTGGAAGTCGCAGCCCCGGAACGGCGCGTAGCGCCGCAGGCCCGGAACGTCTCTCATCTGTTCAAATCGGGGAGGGCGGACTGCGAGACTCGAACCTCGTGAGAGTCTCGACTAGCGAGCGGCCCAGCCGCGAGCAGACTTCTTCCGAGCGGAGAGAAGCCTCGGTTTTGTGGAGCGGCGAACATCGTGAGCCCCGAGTGACTTCTCGCGACACTCACGGGCGTCGCGTGTGTATTCACCGGCTGTAGGCGTCGAAGGGGTTTTCGTGGACGATCGTCTCGATAGCGGCGTCGTCGACGCTGGACGCGCGGAGTTTCGGCAGGAATGACTCGACGATGTAGGTATAGGGGTCGATGTCGCCGCCGTCCGGCTCACTCGGGTCGTAGTAGCCCCGGTCCTGGCTCAACAGAACGCGATCGGTGTACCCGCGCTCGGTCATGTGTGCGACGAGGTCGATGTAGGTCTGGTCGTCCTGGTCGTCACCGCCGATCCAGTCGTACTCGACGAACGCACCGCGCTCTGCCGCGCGCTCGTGGGAGTCGCGGTCCGCCTCGGCCTGGGCGTGGATCCAGATGAACCGCGACGGGTCGTACCCTTCGGCTTTGATGATATCGAGTTGCTGGTCGACGACATCGCCGTGCAGCGTGTGGCTGCCGATTACCGCACCCGTCTCGGCGCCGGCCCGCGCCGCGGCCCGGAGGATCTTTTCCTCGTCCGGCGAGAGCCCCTCGGGATCGTCGTCGTCAGTGCTCACCTTGATCCAGGCTGCCCGAACGCCGGTGTCGTCGATCCCCTCGGTCAACTCCGCGAGCATCCAGTCGGTGAGATCCTCGACGCTCATGTCCCGGGCCCACTGGGGGATGTTCGGTTCCTGGTAGATCCCGGTCGGGACGACGATCGGGAAGTCCGTCGCTTCAGAGACCGCGAGGTCGATGTCGACGCGTCGTCCGACACCCTCCGGCGTACACTCGACGAGTGCGTCGATCCCGGCGTCTATCGCGCGTTCGATCTCCGGGCCGATCCGATCGATCACTGCCTCGGCTTGGGCGTCCTTCCAGTTTTCGTCCGCCATCGGACCGAGGTCGACGAAGACGTGTTCGTGTGCCAATAGCAGGTCGATCTCGTCCCGCTCGAACGTCCCCTGCGTGGTGATGAGGTGTGACACGATAGCTCTCTCGGCGGTAGTCGGGAAGTACGTTTTCATCACTGGGATCGAACTGGTCCATGAAGGGGGTCAATTCAGCGCGTTTCTGTCGCCATCGAGTTTTGCGGCCGTGGCTGTCCGCTTTGACTTCCCTCGGAGACGATCGACAGACGTGGATACGATCTATCCGGATAAACGATCGCATCGTTTTTTGGTGGCGGGTTGTGGATTCAAAGTGTGGTTCCAATGGGTGTCTTCAGCAGGGACCGATCGGGGTCGGCGGCGGGAGGGTCACGACCCTACATCTGTCTGTCCTGTGAAACGCGGTTTTCCGTCCAGTACCACGCGTGCCCGGAGTGTGGGAGTTACGACGTCCGTCACGTGAAGTGGGTCGAGGCCTGAAGCGGTCGGGCCGGCCAGTCGTCGAGCGTGGGTGTGGTAGCACCGCGGCCAGGACGAACCCTCGAAGAGCACGTCGGAGAACATGACGATGGCCCAGATGGCCCTGCGGTGGATCCTGGGTCACGACGCTGTTTCCACGGTGATTCCTGAAGCGACCTCGCCCGAGCACATCCGGGACAACGTTGAAGCCGCGGAGATGGACCCGCTGTCTCATGAGGCCCACGGCGCAGTGCGGGACATTTACGAGGAGTTCGTCTCCGAGATGTCCACCAC
Coding sequences within:
- the ncsA gene encoding tRNA 2-thiolation protein NcsA; translated protein: MDCDRCGEDAVMHAAYSGAHLCATHFRRSVEKRMRRRIREDGLVPRDATPEDPVTWLIGLSGGKDSVVLTQLLAETFAEDPRIELVALSIHEGIEGYRDESLDAAEALTDDLALRHETVSYSEEFGVRMDDVVEDDPENMAACAYCGVFRRDLLSRYADEYDADLLLTGHNLDDEAETALMNFFEGDVDQMAKHFDASLGPMPERSLTDKHVPRAKPLRDVPEKEVALYARLADLPAHITECPHAEEAYRGEIQELLYSMEEAHPGTRHSIMAGYEQLARYAAERVDTDDGAYDACDTCGAPTSGDRCRKCQLLSALAA
- the ftsZ gene encoding cell division protein FtsZ encodes the protein MQDIVNSALKHEEEEQREMDAESDEFGDPRIVIVGCGGAGNNTVNRLYNIGVDGADTIALNTDKQHLKMIEADTKILVGKSLTNGLGAGGDPSMGERATEMAQGTIKEVLGDADLVFVTAGMGGGTGTGAAPVVSKIAKEQGAIVVGMVSTPFNVERARTVKAEEGLENLRNEADSIIVLDNNRLLDYVPNLPIGKAFSVMDQIIAETVKGISETITQPSLINLDYADMSAIMNQGGVAVMLVGETQDKNKTQEVVSDAMNHPLLDVDYRGASGGLVHITGGPDLTLDEAEGIASNITDRLEANANVIWGARIEDDYKGKVRVMAIMTGVQSAQVLGPTTQKQANKSRAAIDGEDIGEEAFDASANVDTEIGTGQRNFGETDGGRSEVEKNNGLDVIRTD
- a CDS encoding ribbon-helix-helix domain-containing protein; its protein translation is MERVTLRIPKQQIEEVERMVETGEYPNRSEAIRAAVRDMLAEQDTAKERPSEKRKRRTWAKV
- a CDS encoding double zinc ribbon domain-containing protein, with the translated sequence MSKITFRADDDLVAQLEAFDASKSEVMREALRTYLEDADGEPSESTPEPTSAEESLDDLIVERVDAVLAERLGERRRPQPQDVNVNISLEDAVATTSTPSKTASDETEPTDAVTERSTERTCSQCGETVADDHVYCPNCGEKTARRVFCECGDELRSDWSFCPSCGRRTAAADVLDQ
- a CDS encoding phosphotriesterase family protein codes for the protein MSHLITTQGTFERDEIDLLLAHEHVFVDLGPMADENWKDAQAEAVIDRIGPEIERAIDAGIDALVECTPEGVGRRVDIDLAVSEATDFPIVVPTGIYQEPNIPQWARDMSVEDLTDWMLAELTEGIDDTGVRAAWIKVSTDDDDPEGLSPDEEKILRAAARAGAETGAVIGSHTLHGDVVDQQLDIIKAEGYDPSRFIWIHAQAEADRDSHERAAERGAFVEYDWIGGDDQDDQTYIDLVAHMTERGYTDRVLLSQDRGYYDPSEPDGGDIDPYTYIVESFLPKLRASSVDDAAIETIVHENPFDAYSR